In Panicum virgatum strain AP13 chromosome 5K, P.virgatum_v5, whole genome shotgun sequence, the genomic window CTGGTTCTGGTCCGCTGATTGACCCCGCGTACTGTCTCGTTTCAGGCCAGGCAGACCCAGGTCCGAGCCGCCGCGATTAGCGATGGGGCTGCCAATGTGATGTGAGAGCTCTGGATTACCTTACTTTACACTGCCGGTGCTGCGATCTTCAAGCATTGCGCCTTTGACGCTGCATGTGATGCCGGGTTGCTAAAAACAGATCTCGAGCCGTAGGTTTGGGCAATTGCTGTAGCTTGCTCGGAATGGGGGGTTTGACTTAGTGCAGTGTTTTTTCTCGAAATGTTCTCGCTGGGGAATGGGCAGAGCGATATATCTGTGATGTAGTTGACCACCAGATATAGATAGCGAGTGTCAAGTGGGGTGCCGACTCAACCCAATTTTGGCTAGTTTGCTGAATGCATGAATGGCTTGAATGCACAATGCAGTCCCTTTTAGGCCGTAGCATCGTGTGACAGATATAGTTCAAACGGGATTCAAAGATTGTGGTCCTTTCCCCAGTTGCCTTACTGCTTGCCAATTCCATACTCCGTGCCATACGAATTAATCTGTAGAACATGCAACATATCTGGTGACGTATAGCAGATTTACAAGAACCTTTTCAATTTAACTGGGAAGGGGACAATTTCCACCAGTATTTTTGTGCTGAAATGTATTAGCTAATGAAGAATTTAATTTGTTCCCAAGTGATTAATTCGTAAGGATAGCATAGTAAGCAGAACTAGCTAATATGGAAGTTACAGTGTTTCTACTTTCTTAGTTTTTTTATCATGTGTATTTCAGAATTTCTATGCTTGAAATAATGTTTTCTCATGGATAACTTTGAATTGTTCCAAACACATCTTATTGAACAGCTTTTGGTGGTCACTTTTGCAGCCAGAAGCCCCTTCTACCTCCATTCGAGTCAGCTGAAATGCGTAATCTCGCGGAGACATTGTTGAGGTACTCTAACTTCGCTGTGGCTTCAAGAATCAGGGAAGGTGTCGTTTAGCTACGGAAACATTTTATCCCATCATTTGACCTTACAGGGATATTATTCGTGGGAGTCCAGATGTGAAATGGGAAAGCATCAAAGGATTAGAGAATGCAAAACGCCTTCTAAAAGAGGCAGTTGTCATGCCAATAAAGTACCCAAAGTAAGCTAACTGTTTCGTGCTGAAAGAAATTTTTTCTTCGTCTAAGGATAATATTAGTCTCTCATCATAATTTTTACAACAGTTAACCCATTGCTACTGGGAAGAAGTGGTAAAGTTGAATATAATCATTCTTGCCTTCTTTTATCTAAAACAGCGATCTTCTATTTTGGAACAGTAATCAAATTTAGTGAAGAATACATAGAATATGCTAATGCGTATTATTGTATGTTTTGGATGATAGAGATACCAGAAAAAATGGAAATTCATATGAATGAGCACCagtctttctctcttttttcactAATTATACATTTTCTATTTGTCCTGTCTTCAGATACTTCACTGGCCTCCTGTCTCCATGGAAAGGAATCTTACTTTTTGGGCCCCCAGGGACAGGAAAGGTTTGTATATGAATTACCTGTTTAATACGCTAGGCCGCTAGCCATGTATAGTAAGGTTATgccttatttttcttttctttttcatctaTAGTGATAGTTCTGTGGTTCAGTGTTTCACTATTTGTTGATCATTTGGGTATATGTTATCAGACACTCATGCTATTGTATTGTTGCTAAAAAGACATACCTCTCAATTTAAACGTATTCCTGTTCTTTTAGACAATGCTAGCAAAAGCGGTCGCTACTGAGTGCAAAACCACCTTCTTCAACATTTCAGCATCGTCAATTGTCAGCAAATGGCGTGGTATGGTTTCTTGACACCACCCAATATCCCAACTCCTGATTCTACATCCCTCCCCCGTTTCTTCACATTCGCTTTTGTCGCTTTGACCTATGTACTTCAACTTTCAGCTCTAAGTTGATAGCACATAACTTGCGTATTGTTGCAGTGCAATTTTTTAATGTCAACACGCCTTGTTTTGACAGGGAAAATCAAGTCTTTTTTTTTATGCAAGTGCAGGAGATTCAGAGAAGCTCGTTAAAGTTCTGTTTGAGCTTGCCAGGCATCACGCACCATCCACAATATTTCTTGATGAAATAGATGCCATTATCAGCCAGCGTGGTGAAGCTCGTAGTGAGCACGAAGCTAGTCGTCGCTTGAAGACTGAACTACTTATTCAGGTTTCTGCTTGTTTGAAGATGTCAAGTATAAATTAGCTAGCCAATACCTGATTTCTTATTTGTGTCTTCTTGGCTTGAAATTGTGCCATTAAACAGTCCTCCAGGTTTAAATGTATCATTTGTTCATATGCCGATGACAATGTTTATTGCAGATGGATGGTTTGACAAAGACAAACGACTTGGTATTTGTACTAGCAGCTACAAATCTACCATGGGAATTGGATGCCGCTATGCTGCGCCGGCTT contains:
- the LOC120708095 gene encoding katanin p60 ATPase-containing subunit A-like 2, whose translation is MDFKGFWESRFGGRKEREPEQNGSANGEANGSAPKRTADLAVYEQFEQQARQTQVRAAAISDGAANVIQKPLLPPFESAEMRNLAETLLRDIIRGSPDVKWESIKGLENAKRLLKEAVVMPIKYPKYFTGLLSPWKGILLFGPPGTGKTMLAKAVATECKTTFFNISASSIVSKWRGDSEKLVKVLFELARHHAPSTIFLDEIDAIISQRGEARSEHEASRRLKTELLIQMDGLTKTNDLVFVLAATNLPWELDAAMLRRLEKRILVPLPEAEARQAMFEELLPAITSKLEVPYDVLVEKTEGYSGSDIRLVCKEAAMQPLRRLMSVLEASDELVPEEELPEVGPLKPEDIEIALRNTRPSAHLHAHRYEKFNQDYGSQVLCSEQA